The following are encoded together in the Montipora foliosa isolate CH-2021 chromosome 12, ASM3666993v2, whole genome shotgun sequence genome:
- the LOC137978788 gene encoding coiled-coil domain-containing protein 97-like, with amino-acid sequence MAADSIKASSFTERKNCVENMLLRVASSDAVVKSQQRGEPDLTAAEKVSILQKILDKSPGSFLNRFGNYLVEDDLGNFEHLIADYEIAFRVKEVEKALDTKKKKVGVRNRRFECLQRLMKNSDYFSEEQMRKRSPLLYEQYIGQYLSEEEKFERDKAEMGHDPSLSELLMSRQEKQMDEWLLEYQRDQENCTEEESESGSDTPEEEVETGSPLKGCPTEQEKLMLHEEFLSVMQDKFIRGEEQEFDYSTVDANTEYDDLKIRERDEEEQYFDSED; translated from the exons ATGGCTGCTGACTCGATCAAAGCATCCTCGTTTACAGAAAGGAAAAATTGTGTGGAAAACATGCTATTACGGGTTGCAAGTAGCGATGCTGTCGTTAAAAGCCAGCAAAGAGGGGAACCTGATTTGACAGCTGCTGAAAAAGTTTCTattttgcagaaaattttagatAAAAGCCCTGGATCATTTCTGAATCGATTTGGGAATTACCTTGTAGAGGACGATCTCGGGAATTTTGAACACTTAATTGCCGATTATGAGATAGCCTTTCGGGTGAAAGAAGTGGAAAAAGCTCTTgacacgaaaaagaaaaaagtgggGGTCCGAAATAGACGCTTTGAATGCCTTCAAAGATTAATGAAGAATAGTGATTATTTCAGCGAGGAGCAAATGCGAAAACGATCTCCTCTACTATATGAACAGTATATTGGACAGTATTTGAGCGAGgaagaaaaatttgaaagagACAAAGCTGAAATGGGCCATGACCCCAGCCTGTCAGAACTTTTAATGAGCCGACAGGAGAAACAAATGGATGAATGGTTACTTGAATACCAGAGGGACCAGGAGAACTGTACTGAAGAGGAAAGTGAATCCGGCAGCGATACTCCAGAAGAGGAAG TTGAGACAGGAAGCCCTCTCAAGGGTTGTCCGACAGAACAAGAAAAACTCATGCTACATGAAGAATTTCTAAGTGTGATGCAGGACAAATTCATACGTGGTGAAGAACAGGAGTTTGATTACAGCACTGTGGATGCTAACACTGAGTATGATGACCTGAAAATACGAGAGAGAGATGAGGAGGAACAGTACTTTGACAGTGAAGACTAA